ACCCTCTCCACCCCGCTGGCCTCTCTCGGCAGCGTTGTCGGCTGGGCGTATGTGATTTTTGTCCCGCTGCTGTGGTTTTTTGGTATTCACGGATCGCTGGCGTTGACCGCGCTGGACAGCGGCATCATGACGCCCTGGGCGCTGGAAAATATCGCCATCTATCAGCAATACGGTTCGGTAGACGCCGCGCTGGAAGCGGGAAAAAGTTTTCATGTCTGGGCAAAACCGATGCTCGACTCCTATATTTTCCTTGGCGGCAGCGGCGCAACACTTGGGCTTATCATCGCCATTTTCCTTGCATCACGTCGGGCGGATTATCGCCAGGTAGCAAAACTGGCCCTGCCTTCCGGCCTCTTTCAGATTAACGAACCGATTCTGTTTGGCCTGCCGATTATTATGAATCCGGTGATGTTTATCCCTTTTATCCTCGTGCAGCCGATCCTGGCTGCCATCACCCTGCTGGCGTATTACTCGGGTCTGATCCCACCCGTCACCAACATTGCGCCGTGGACAATGCCAACTGGCCTCGGCGCGTTTTTCAACACCAATGGCAGTATTAGCGCGCTGCTGCTCGCGCTGTTTAACCTCGCTATCGCAACGCTGGTTTACCTGCCCTTTGTGGTGGTCGCCAATAAAGCGCAGAACATCATTGAGCAGGAAGAGAGCGAAGACGATATCGCTAACGCACTCAAATTTTGACATTAACTGGAAGTCGTAAGGAGTTAACGATGCAGCCGACCGCCAACGCCCTGGAAATAAAAACGGCTCAGGAACAGCAGCTGTTTAAGGGTAAAAATTTCCATGTGTTTATCTATAACAAAACGGAGAGTGTCAGCGGGCTGCATCAGCACGATTATTATGAATTTACGCTCGTGTTAACCGGGCGCTGCTATCAGGTCATCAATGGCAAACGCGTGCTGCTGGAGCGCGGTGATTTCGTGTTTATCCCGCTGGGATCGCATCATCAAAGCTTTTATGAATTTGGTGCCACGCGGATCCTGAATGTCGGTATCAGCAAGCGTTTTTTTGAACAACACTATCTGTCGTTGCTGCCGTTTTGTTTTGTCGCGTCCCAGGCGTACCGGACCCACCGCGCGTTTCTGACCTATGTTGAAACGGTGATTGCGTCGCTTAATTTTCGCGAAAACGGGCTGGACGAATTTGTCGAAACCATCACCTTTTATGTGCTCAATCGCCTGCGT
The nucleotide sequence above comes from Kosakonia sp. H02. Encoded proteins:
- the chbR gene encoding transcriptional regulator ChbR: MQPTANALEIKTAQEQQLFKGKNFHVFIYNKTESVSGLHQHDYYEFTLVLTGRCYQVINGKRVLLERGDFVFIPLGSHHQSFYEFGATRILNVGISKRFFEQHYLSLLPFCFVASQAYRTHRAFLTYVETVIASLNFRENGLDEFVETITFYVLNRLRHYREEQGLDDIPPWLKNTVEAMHDKVQFSDNALENMVRLSARTQEYLTRATRRYYDKTPMQIINEIRIDFAKRQLEITNYSVSDIAWESGYSSPSLFIKTFKKMTSFTPNSYRKRLTEINQ
- the chbC gene encoding PTS N,N'-diacetylchitobiose transporter subunit IIC, with amino-acid sequence MSHALASLEKVLLPFAIKIGQQPHVNAIKNGFIRLMPLTLVGAMFVLINNVFLSFGDGSFFYSLGVRLDASTIETLNGLKGIGANVYNGTLGIMSLMAPFFIGMALAEERKVDALAAGLLSIAAFMTVTPYSVGESYAVGANWLGGANIISGIIVGLAVAEMFTFIVRRNWVITLPESVPSSVARSFSALIPGFIILSIMGVIAWALASHASNFHQMIMDTLSTPLASLGSVVGWAYVIFVPLLWFFGIHGSLALTALDSGIMTPWALENIAIYQQYGSVDAALEAGKSFHVWAKPMLDSYIFLGGSGATLGLIIAIFLASRRADYRQVAKLALPSGLFQINEPILFGLPIIMNPVMFIPFILVQPILAAITLLAYYSGLIPPVTNIAPWTMPTGLGAFFNTNGSISALLLALFNLAIATLVYLPFVVVANKAQNIIEQEESEDDIANALKF